From Deinococcus aquaticus, one genomic window encodes:
- the rpmB gene encoding 50S ribosomal protein L28: MAKVCEVCGKGPIVVNSVIRRGKARAAGGVGRKVTGVSKRVQKPNLQPLTVTRGGISLRLRVCNKCRKAVA; encoded by the coding sequence ATGGCGAAAGTGTGCGAAGTGTGCGGTAAAGGACCGATCGTGGTGAACTCGGTCATCCGCCGCGGTAAGGCCCGCGCTGCGGGCGGCGTGGGCCGTAAGGTCACCGGCGTGAGCAAACGAGTTCAGAAACCCAACCTGCAGCCCCTCACGGTCACCCGTGGCGGAATCAGCCTGCGTCTGCGCGTGTGCAACAAGTGCCGCAAGGCCGTGGCCTGA
- the thrB gene encoding homoserine kinase translates to MPGPSERDRPAAPTPTREPPTGTFTVRAPASSANLGPGFDSLGLSVPLYTTLRVTPQATTEIVPTGAELAGTPTDESNYVYRAMLLAARRAGRPLPPARIEIETDVPLARGLGSSAAALVAGIVAGNELMGCPLDDLAVLDVAAREEGHPDNVAPALFGGIVVATLDKLGTHYVRLDPPANLGVTVLIPDFELSTSKARAVLPKEYSRADAVHALSHAALLAAALSQGRLDLLRHAMQDYIHQVWRAPLVPGLSDILEEAWKHGALGAALSGAGPTVLCFHDTREPTAPLHAYLHGVMTRNGLEGRVLDFPIDAAGTLIER, encoded by the coding sequence ATGCCCGGACCATCTGAACGCGACCGCCCCGCCGCCCCCACCCCCACGCGGGAGCCGCCCACCGGCACCTTCACCGTGCGCGCTCCCGCCAGCAGCGCCAACCTGGGGCCCGGCTTCGACAGCCTGGGCCTGAGCGTGCCGCTGTACACCACGCTGCGCGTCACGCCGCAGGCCACCACCGAGATCGTTCCCACAGGCGCGGAACTGGCCGGCACGCCCACCGACGAGAGCAACTACGTGTACCGCGCCATGCTGCTGGCCGCCAGACGTGCCGGGCGCCCCCTGCCGCCAGCCCGCATCGAGATCGAGACGGACGTGCCCCTGGCGCGCGGCCTGGGCAGCAGCGCCGCCGCACTGGTCGCCGGGATCGTCGCCGGGAACGAACTGATGGGCTGCCCGCTGGACGACCTGGCGGTGCTGGACGTCGCCGCGCGCGAGGAAGGCCACCCGGATAACGTGGCCCCCGCCCTGTTCGGCGGGATCGTCGTGGCGACCCTGGACAAGCTCGGCACGCACTACGTGAGGCTGGACCCGCCCGCGAACCTGGGCGTGACTGTCCTGATCCCGGACTTCGAGCTGAGCACCAGCAAGGCCCGCGCCGTGCTGCCCAAGGAGTACAGCCGCGCCGACGCCGTGCACGCCCTGTCGCACGCCGCGCTGCTGGCCGCCGCACTCTCGCAGGGTCGCCTGGACCTGCTTCGCCACGCCATGCAGGACTACATTCATCAGGTCTGGCGCGCGCCGCTGGTGCCGGGCCTGAGCGACATCCTGGAAGAAGCCTGGAAGCACGGCGCACTCGGCGCGGCCCTCAGCGGCGCCGGCCCCACCGTGCTGTGCTTTCACGACACCCGAGAGCCCACCGCGCCCCTGCACGCCTACCTGCACGGCGTGATGACCCGCAACGGACTGGAAGGCCGCGTACTGGACTTCCCCATCGACGCAGCTGGTACCCTCATCGAACGCTGA
- a CDS encoding transposase, with product MPRIPSLPHSIITAQLNRVTSLSGLIPYSTLCKSAISKEMARDSFASTEDFKRRARNAPEGAFLAIDFVMVPHAGRTMEGVNYHYSGQAQTRLGHQFTSAALVRFGEDPVPLLERFKVSQALHTERYPYRTATQEMIHVVQDCLAAGVPMAGLLLDGEFGRDAAVTFSREHQIPVLIRAKANMTVQFEGEGLTLGALSRQFPPERCHLYAEFGWRVRRLSVTREVGGFDVLIVWRKVHGEWTRFFLFSTFGGDVTVRSLLRAWKARWGIEVIHRFFKQNLGLGRCHCRTIQAQENWVWCVVEAFHAVLRVRREVPGMTWRAAQRQAAQNAEKYVLTGMEQDGPLLDAA from the coding sequence ATGCCTCGCATCCCCAGCCTACCGCACAGCATCATCACCGCTCAGCTGAACCGGGTCACCAGCCTCAGTGGCCTCATCCCCTACAGCACCCTGTGTAAAAGTGCCATCTCCAAAGAGATGGCGCGGGACTCCTTCGCCTCCACGGAGGACTTCAAGCGTCGAGCCAGGAACGCGCCGGAGGGCGCGTTCCTGGCCATTGATTTCGTCATGGTGCCCCACGCCGGACGGACGATGGAAGGCGTGAACTACCACTACAGCGGTCAGGCCCAGACCCGTCTGGGCCATCAGTTCACCTCCGCGGCCCTGGTCAGGTTCGGTGAAGATCCAGTTCCGTTGCTGGAGCGCTTCAAGGTTTCCCAGGCCCTGCATACAGAGCGCTATCCTTACCGTACAGCGACTCAGGAAATGATCCACGTCGTCCAGGATTGCCTCGCGGCGGGCGTCCCCATGGCGGGTCTCCTCCTGGATGGGGAGTTCGGGCGGGACGCGGCTGTGACCTTCAGTCGCGAGCATCAGATTCCGGTATTGATCCGTGCCAAAGCCAATATGACCGTGCAGTTCGAGGGTGAGGGACTCACCCTCGGTGCGCTGAGTCGGCAGTTCCCTCCAGAACGCTGCCACCTGTACGCGGAGTTCGGGTGGCGTGTCCGTCGATTGTCGGTCACCCGTGAGGTCGGTGGGTTCGATGTCCTGATCGTGTGGCGCAAGGTGCACGGGGAGTGGACACGGTTTTTCCTGTTCAGCACGTTTGGTGGTGACGTCACGGTTCGCTCACTGCTGCGGGCCTGGAAGGCCCGCTGGGGAATTGAGGTGATTCACCGGTTCTTCAAGCAGAACCTGGGACTGGGACGCTGTCATTGCCGGACGATCCAGGCGCAGGAGAACTGGGTGTGGTGCGTGGTGGAGGCCTTTCACGCGGTGTTACGGGTGCGTAGGGAAGTACCGGGAATGACGTGGCGGGCCGCACAACGGCAGGCAGCTCAGAATGCCGAAAAGTACGTCCTGACCGGGATGGAGCAGGACGGCCCCCTGCTTGACGCCGCGTGA
- a CDS encoding GlsB/YeaQ/YmgE family stress response membrane protein encodes MGWIITILVGALCGWLASLIMKTDAQQGAIANILIGIVGSILAQFVFGNMLNIGGDVAGSGFSFWSIIWGVVGSVVLIAILKALRVLR; translated from the coding sequence ATGGGTTGGATCATTACTATTCTGGTTGGTGCACTGTGCGGTTGGCTCGCTAGCCTCATCATGAAGACGGACGCCCAGCAGGGCGCCATCGCCAACATCCTGATCGGTATCGTCGGCAGCATCCTCGCGCAGTTCGTGTTCGGCAACATGCTGAACATCGGCGGCGACGTGGCCGGCAGTGGCTTCAGCTTCTGGAGCATCATCTGGGGTGTGGTCGGTAGCGTCGTTCTGATCGCCATCCTCAAGGCCCTGCGCGTTCTGCGTTAA
- the lspA gene encoding signal peptidase II, with protein MCNRTVGQLHIRAGCTEAGALHILRSVPTLTDRFRRAPVWLPLVLAALLVAADQALKAWALTNLQEGQPPRVFIPGLVEWLLTFNTGAAWSLFSGSAVPLALGRLLVGLGILGYVTWKPQPRALSIILAMISAGAIGNAIDGLRQGKVTDMIHSPLLSSVTRALNAGDFPIFNVADSCVVLGTLALLITSFVSDQQAKRTAK; from the coding sequence ATGTGCAACCGGACAGTAGGGCAGTTGCACATCAGGGCGGGCTGCACGGAAGCGGGGGCACTCCATATACTGCGCAGCGTGCCGACCCTGACCGACCGATTCCGCCGCGCGCCCGTGTGGCTGCCCCTCGTGCTGGCCGCGCTGCTGGTCGCCGCCGATCAGGCGCTGAAAGCCTGGGCGCTGACCAACCTGCAAGAAGGCCAGCCGCCCCGGGTGTTCATTCCCGGACTGGTCGAGTGGCTCCTGACCTTCAATACCGGTGCCGCCTGGAGTCTGTTCAGCGGCAGCGCCGTACCGCTGGCCCTGGGCCGCCTGCTGGTCGGGCTGGGCATCCTGGGATACGTGACCTGGAAACCGCAACCGCGTGCCCTGAGCATCATCCTGGCAATGATCTCGGCCGGGGCCATCGGAAACGCCATCGACGGTCTGCGGCAGGGCAAGGTGACGGACATGATTCACTCTCCGCTGCTGAGCAGCGTGACCCGCGCCCTGAACGCCGGGGACTTCCCGATCTTCAACGTGGCCGACAGCTGCGTGGTGCTGGGCACCCTGGCGCTGCTGATCACCAGCTTCGTGAGCGACCAGCAGGCGAAACGCACCGCCAAGTGA
- a CDS encoding S-ribosylhomocysteine lyase, whose protein sequence is MANVESFDLDHTKVKAPYVRLAGVKTTPRGDSISKYDLRLLQPNQAAIDPAAIHTLEHLLAGYLRDHLNDVVDVSPMGCRTGMYMAVIGEPDEQGVLNAFEAALKDTAAHDRPIPGVSELECGNYRDHDLEAARGHARDALAQGLKVQETVLLQR, encoded by the coding sequence ATGGCGAACGTTGAATCCTTCGATCTCGACCACACCAAGGTCAAAGCCCCTTACGTGCGACTGGCGGGCGTGAAGACCACGCCGCGCGGCGACTCGATCAGCAAGTACGACCTGCGCCTGCTGCAACCCAATCAGGCGGCCATCGATCCGGCAGCCATCCACACGCTCGAGCATCTGCTGGCGGGTTACCTGCGTGACCACCTGAACGACGTGGTGGACGTCTCGCCGATGGGCTGCCGCACTGGCATGTACATGGCAGTCATCGGTGAACCCGACGAGCAGGGCGTCCTGAACGCCTTCGAGGCGGCCCTGAAGGACACGGCGGCGCATGACCGGCCCATTCCCGGCGTCAGCGAGCTGGAATGCGGTAATTACCGCGATCACGATCTGGAAGCGGCGCGTGGTCACGCCCGCGATGCGCTGGCGCAGGGCCTGAAGGTGCAGGAAACGGTCCTGCTGCAACGCTGA
- a CDS encoding aminopeptidase, translated as MTLTFEEKLRNYARLAVQVGVGVKPGQRLLVQAPVETAALARLVVREAYAAGASFVDVRWDDDDVQLARFELAPDGSFDQISRWRVDAEIETAGAGGAVLAIRATNPNLLGSVDAERVATHQRTLAAYRRPYTAQVMTNRLNWNLISAPVSGWAELMFPDASAEQAVEQQWDAIFAATRADQPDPVALWETHLGDLKRRRDLLTGKQYAALHFQGGGTDLTVGLADDHVWGGGAADTPAGITFTANIPTEEVWTAPHRERVDGTVVSTKPLSYNGTLIDGIRIEFKDGRITKASAGKGESALLKMIDTDEGSHRLGEVALVPHSSPISRSGLFFFNTLYDENAASHIAIGSAYRFNVRGGVDMPLEDFLAAGGNDSLTHVDWMIGSGEMDVDGVAKDGTREAVMRAGEFVI; from the coding sequence ATGACCCTGACGTTTGAAGAGAAGTTACGGAACTACGCGCGGCTGGCCGTTCAGGTGGGCGTGGGCGTGAAACCCGGACAGCGGCTGCTGGTGCAGGCCCCGGTCGAAACGGCTGCCCTGGCGCGGCTGGTGGTGCGCGAGGCGTACGCGGCGGGCGCCAGTTTCGTGGATGTCCGCTGGGATGACGACGACGTGCAGTTGGCCCGGTTTGAGCTGGCACCGGACGGCAGTTTCGACCAGATCAGCCGCTGGCGGGTGGATGCCGAGATCGAGACGGCCGGGGCGGGCGGCGCAGTCCTGGCGATCCGCGCGACCAACCCGAACCTGCTGGGCAGCGTGGACGCCGAGCGGGTGGCGACGCACCAGCGGACGCTGGCCGCGTATCGCCGCCCGTACACCGCGCAGGTCATGACGAACCGCCTGAACTGGAACCTGATCAGCGCGCCCGTCAGCGGCTGGGCCGAACTGATGTTCCCGGACGCGAGTGCCGAGCAGGCCGTCGAGCAGCAGTGGGACGCAATCTTCGCCGCGACCCGCGCGGACCAGCCGGACCCGGTGGCACTGTGGGAAACGCACCTGGGGGACCTGAAACGCCGCCGCGACCTGCTGACCGGCAAGCAGTACGCGGCCCTGCACTTCCAGGGTGGCGGGACGGACCTGACCGTGGGCCTCGCAGACGATCACGTGTGGGGCGGCGGCGCGGCCGATACGCCAGCCGGGATCACCTTCACGGCGAACATCCCCACCGAGGAAGTCTGGACCGCCCCGCACCGCGAGCGGGTGGACGGCACGGTCGTCAGCACCAAGCCGCTGTCTTACAACGGCACCCTGATTGACGGCATCCGCATCGAGTTCAAAGATGGGCGCATCACGAAGGCCAGCGCCGGGAAGGGCGAGAGCGCGCTGCTGAAGATGATCGACACCGACGAGGGCAGCCACCGACTGGGCGAGGTGGCCCTGGTGCCGCACTCCAGCCCCATCAGCCGTTCGGGCCTGTTCTTCTTCAACACCCTGTACGACGAGAACGCCGCGTCGCACATCGCCATCGGCAGCGCGTACCGCTTCAACGTGCGGGGCGGAGTGGACATGCCCCTGGAGGACTTCCTGGCGGCGGGCGGCAACGACAGCCTGACGCACGTGGACTGGATGATCGGCAGCGGCGAGATGGACGTGGACGGCGTGGCGAAGGACGGCACGCGTGAGGCCGTGATGCGCGCGGGCGAATTCGTGATCTGA